A genome region from Hymenobacter chitinivorans DSM 11115 includes the following:
- a CDS encoding helix-turn-helix transcriptional regulator, giving the protein MSSNFGAALVAAPATLHRQGLLALLREACPGLTICLVSDTDLLLNFLQHRSYTLLVLDEALTTRPLLVLLERLYAVRSTQHVLCFSQAGSSALPPLLYPRPWTILPHAAAPHEVSGAIEQLLAHTPPRAWALKPSLPAAAAGPPTPFSRRELEVLRLVVADYCNQDIANELCLSVRTVESHRRALLQKAGARTLVGLVVQAVKQGWVTTTEVSL; this is encoded by the coding sequence ATGTCGTCGAACTTCGGGGCCGCCCTTGTTGCGGCTCCTGCCACTCTGCACCGGCAAGGCCTGCTTGCTCTCCTGCGCGAAGCCTGCCCTGGCCTGACCATCTGCCTGGTTTCGGATACCGACCTGCTGCTGAACTTTCTGCAGCACCGGTCCTATACCCTGTTGGTACTGGACGAAGCCCTGACTACGCGGCCCCTGCTCGTGCTCCTGGAGCGCCTCTACGCCGTGCGCAGCACCCAGCACGTGCTGTGCTTTAGTCAGGCGGGCTCTAGTGCCCTGCCCCCGCTGCTGTATCCCCGCCCCTGGACTATCCTGCCCCACGCCGCGGCCCCGCACGAAGTGAGCGGCGCCATCGAGCAGCTGCTGGCCCATACTCCGCCCCGCGCCTGGGCCCTGAAACCAAGCCTGCCCGCCGCGGCCGCGGGTCCGCCTACGCCCTTTAGCCGGCGGGAGCTGGAAGTGCTGCGCCTGGTGGTGGCTGATTACTGCAACCAGGACATTGCCAATGAGCTGTGTCTGAGCGTACGCACCGTGGAAAGCCACCGCCGGGCTTTGCTGCAGAAAGCCGGAGCCCGCACCCTGGTGGGCCTAGTGGTACAGGCCGTAAAGCAGGGCTGGGTAACAACGACGGAAGTCAGCCTCTGA
- a CDS encoding carboxypeptidase regulatory-like domain-containing protein gives MLRPRTFLSGLALSLFSGACLAQQPVTASAPAASQECSTLTGVVTDENQRPLTGATVVIVGVNDAFSTNSEGQYIVSSRKPLPAAARLQISAGGYETQTLVPSGCQLPTVSLKLLPGTRFKRDGRIKKTTSTGKVRY, from the coding sequence ATGCTCCGTCCGCGTACTTTCCTCTCTGGTCTAGCTCTGAGCCTGTTTTCCGGGGCCTGTCTGGCCCAGCAACCCGTCACGGCTTCGGCTCCCGCGGCCTCTCAAGAATGCTCCACCCTGACTGGAGTAGTAACCGACGAAAACCAACGGCCCCTGACCGGGGCTACGGTTGTCATTGTGGGCGTCAATGATGCCTTTAGCACCAATTCGGAGGGGCAGTACATCGTGAGCAGCCGCAAGCCCCTGCCGGCGGCGGCGCGGCTGCAAATCAGCGCCGGCGGCTACGAAACCCAGACCCTGGTCCCCAGCGGCTGCCAGCTGCCCACTGTATCGCTGAAGCTGCTGCCTGGCACCCGCTTCAAGCGCGATGGTCGAATCAAGAAGACGACGTCGACCGGTAAGGTGCGCTATTAG
- a CDS encoding head GIN domain-containing protein has translation MKTAIRPLLLGALLCSAAAAQAQVRQSRPVEPFQAVQAGGGIDVVLTQGPAAAVVVDAASEAQPHVVTSVKNGALTIGWDTDRSWRSLLAGRKLGPVRVYVTCPRLTALSVSGGSDARSETPLTAEDIRLGASGGSDMQLTLTAKNIICNVSGGGDMTLSGRVERQKVAVSGGSDYHAFALQSTTAEVSASGGSDANISVDGELVSSASGGSDVRYKGGARLVSSQASGGSSTRPAR, from the coding sequence ATGAAAACCGCTATTCGCCCCTTGCTCCTCGGAGCCCTCCTCTGTAGTGCTGCCGCCGCCCAGGCCCAGGTCCGGCAAAGTCGCCCCGTTGAACCCTTCCAGGCCGTGCAGGCCGGCGGTGGCATCGACGTTGTGCTGACCCAGGGCCCGGCCGCGGCCGTGGTCGTAGATGCCGCCAGTGAGGCCCAACCCCACGTGGTTACCAGCGTGAAGAACGGCGCGCTGACCATTGGCTGGGACACCGACCGGTCGTGGCGCAGCCTGCTGGCGGGGCGCAAGCTGGGCCCCGTGCGCGTGTACGTGACCTGCCCCCGCCTCACGGCCCTGTCAGTCAGCGGCGGCTCCGATGCCCGGAGCGAAACCCCGCTCACGGCCGAGGACATTCGCCTCGGGGCCAGCGGCGGCTCGGATATGCAGCTCACGCTCACGGCCAAAAACATTATCTGCAACGTCAGCGGCGGGGGCGACATGACCCTCTCGGGCCGGGTGGAGCGCCAGAAGGTGGCCGTCAGCGGGGGCTCCGATTACCACGCTTTTGCCCTGCAGAGCACCACGGCCGAAGTAAGCGCCAGCGGGGGCTCCGACGCCAACATCAGCGTGGATGGGGAATTGGTATCCAGCGCCTCGGGCGGCTCCGACGTGCGTTACAAAGGCGGGGCCCGGCTGGTCAGCTCCCAGGCCAGCGGGGGCAGCAGCACCCGCCCCGCCCGCTAG